One genomic region from Jilunia laotingensis encodes:
- a CDS encoding VCBS repeat-containing protein, translating to MKKIMIACLLAVLSWTGASAHVWDELAILVRRNSDGTFTLEKDSYLPISTYTNAVFFDYNNDGNLDLLIMGQGGDWNISADVKMVVLYRNLGADYDYRFEKVAAPGFLQYKDEGIYNPVSVGDYNHDGYTDVVVMNYHDGRHVDLYLNDRGTGNFIRQEQQSFEAATNGSVMFGDMNNDGWLDIEFSGYGDQSPTTLKTYINKKDGTFADETPSNLSGAFQGQSSLADIDGNGTLDILSTGNNTNWACLASLYYNTVGQDGTCSYRYVSEEESGILGVSRATPLIADFNGDGLMDMVINGEPSDGSGFRNRIYYQTTEGKFIMDTSYPVVPVNQDGGINMGDTNGDGNMDLIVGGYIGTYDETPAAYYSSPLRIYENNPRKKGLAGNTFPEPPAGITARMDGEELVITWQPGSDKETSEAALRYNIFVRNDDTGELYTMIPVDIETGKLKVGNDLQTSLSSAIRSYRMNIFGGGNYTVGVQTLDQSYAGSTFATTTLVATGLRQVEAVRHFRVVTADTGLVVRGADNHKVTVYAADGRTVNTGFSNTLIPLSQRGVYIVAVSGESNRLKCTY from the coding sequence GAATGCTGTGTTTTTCGATTACAACAACGATGGCAACCTCGACTTGCTCATTATGGGGCAGGGAGGCGACTGGAACATCAGTGCGGATGTCAAGATGGTGGTCCTGTACCGTAATCTGGGAGCTGACTACGACTATCGTTTTGAGAAAGTGGCAGCACCGGGATTCCTGCAATATAAAGATGAGGGAATTTATAATCCTGTCTCCGTGGGCGATTACAACCACGATGGATATACGGATGTCGTAGTGATGAACTACCATGACGGACGGCATGTCGATCTGTATCTGAACGACCGCGGTACCGGAAACTTTATCCGTCAGGAGCAACAGTCTTTCGAAGCGGCAACCAACGGATCGGTCATGTTTGGCGATATGAACAACGACGGTTGGCTCGATATAGAATTCTCCGGTTACGGTGACCAGAGTCCTACTACCCTCAAAACGTATATCAATAAAAAAGACGGAACCTTTGCCGATGAGACCCCTTCCAACCTGAGCGGTGCTTTCCAGGGACAGTCTTCCTTGGCGGATATCGATGGCAATGGTACGCTCGATATCCTGAGTACGGGTAACAATACGAACTGGGCCTGCCTCGCTTCCTTGTATTATAATACCGTGGGACAAGACGGCACATGCAGCTACCGATATGTTTCCGAGGAGGAGAGCGGCATACTGGGCGTAAGCCGTGCCACCCCGTTGATAGCAGATTTCAATGGCGATGGTCTGATGGATATGGTCATCAATGGAGAACCCAGTGACGGATCGGGCTTCCGTAACCGCATATACTATCAGACAACGGAAGGCAAGTTCATCATGGACACCTCCTACCCTGTTGTTCCTGTCAACCAAGACGGAGGCATCAACATGGGCGACACCAATGGTGACGGTAACATGGACCTTATTGTCGGTGGATACATCGGTACATATGATGAAACACCGGCTGCTTATTACTCGTCCCCATTGCGCATTTATGAAAACAATCCCCGAAAGAAAGGTCTTGCAGGCAATACCTTTCCTGAACCTCCTGCCGGAATCACCGCCCGTATGGATGGCGAAGAACTCGTAATCACCTGGCAGCCCGGTTCCGATAAGGAAACCTCCGAAGCTGCATTGCGCTATAACATCTTTGTCCGTAATGATGACACCGGAGAGTTGTATACGATGATTCCCGTTGACATCGAGACCGGTAAGCTGAAAGTGGGCAATGATTTGCAGACGTCTCTCTCTTCCGCTATCCGTTCCTACCGTATGAATATATTCGGAGGAGGCAATTATACGGTGGGTGTCCAGACATTAGACCAGTCGTATGCAGGTAGCACGTTTGCAACCACCACCCTCGTTGCCACAGGACTTCGCCAAGTGGAGGCCGTCCGTCACTTCAGGGTGGTTACGGCAGATACCGGATTGGTAGTTCGTGGTGCTGATAACCATAAAGTAACTGTCTATGCCGCAGATGGAAGGACTGTGAACACAGGCTTTTCCAATACACTGATTCCCTTGTCGCAAAGAGGCGTTTATATCGTTGCAGTCAGCGGTGAAAGCAACCGTCTGAAATGTACCTATTAG
- a CDS encoding AraC family transcriptional regulator: MTTIQSPIIREITPLSDKDCFYIADRHKTEFTYPIHNHTEFELNFCEKAAGVRRIVGDSAEVITDYDLVLITGKELEHVWEQHECHSKDIREITIQFSSDLFSKTFINKNQFDSIRRMLEKAQKGLCFPMSAILKVYSMLDTLASEKQGFYAVIKFLTILYELSLFEEEACTLSSSSFAKIDIHSDSRRVQKVQEYINAHYQEEIRLNHLADIVGMTAVSFSRFFKLRTGKNLSDYIIDIRLGFASRLLVDSTMSVAEICYECGFNNLSNFNRIFKKKKGCSPKEFRENYRKKKILV; this comes from the coding sequence ATGACTACAATTCAAAGCCCGATTATTCGTGAAATCACTCCTTTGTCGGACAAGGACTGTTTTTACATTGCCGACCGTCATAAGACGGAATTCACCTATCCTATTCATAATCATACTGAATTTGAACTTAACTTTTGCGAAAAAGCCGCTGGTGTAAGAAGGATTGTTGGTGATTCGGCAGAGGTGATCACCGATTATGATCTTGTCCTAATCACCGGGAAAGAACTGGAACATGTCTGGGAACAACATGAGTGTCACTCGAAAGATATCCGCGAGATAACCATTCAGTTTTCTTCCGATTTGTTCTCCAAGACTTTTATAAATAAGAATCAGTTCGATTCCATACGTCGAATGTTGGAGAAAGCGCAAAAAGGGCTCTGTTTCCCCATGTCTGCCATATTGAAAGTTTATTCCATGCTGGATACTTTGGCATCGGAAAAGCAAGGATTTTACGCGGTGATCAAGTTCCTCACCATCTTATATGAACTCTCGCTTTTTGAAGAAGAAGCCTGTACTCTGTCAAGTTCTTCTTTTGCTAAAATCGATATCCATTCGGATAGCCGCCGGGTACAGAAAGTCCAGGAGTACATTAATGCCCATTATCAGGAAGAGATACGTTTGAACCATTTGGCTGATATAGTCGGTATGACGGCTGTTTCATTTAGTCGTTTCTTTAAATTGCGCACCGGTAAAAACTTATCCGACTATATAATCGATATTCGTTTGGGGTTTGCATCGCGGTTGTTGGTAGACTCCACGATGTCTGTCGCTGAAATCTGTTATGAGTGCGGTTTCAACAATCTCTCCAACTTCAACCGTATATTCAAGAAGAAGAAAGGTTGTTCTCCGAAAGAATTCCGTGAAAACTATCGGAAGAAGAAAATACTGGTATAA
- a CDS encoding glycoside hydrolase 5 family protein, with product MKKHILFGIIFLALFSSCQKQNVQKSFVKVENGHFILDGKPCYYVGTNFWYGAILASEGEGGNRKRLNAELDSLAAIGVDNLRILVGADGENGVTAKVEPTLQKAPGVYNDTILAGLDYLLLELNKRDMKAILYLNNSWEWSGGYGQYLEWAGYGKAPIPAVDGWNNFQEFVRQYQKCDAAKELFANHVRSIVTRTNRYTNQKYIDDPAIMAWQIGNEPRAFGEENKVSYALWIQDVASLIRELDPNHLISTGSEGYQGTEGDIQLWELIHSYQNIDYMTIHIWPYNWGWAKKDDLAGTLDYSIEQTEIYIRQHLAIAEKYRKPLVIEEFGFPRDSFQFTIESSTQDRDKYYASVFQQVLEHSRKQGVLAGCNFWAWGGMAKKNPEHTFWEKGDDYMGDPAQEEQGLYSVFQSDKTTEMVKEFNRNIKSMN from the coding sequence ATGAAAAAACACATTCTATTTGGAATCATCTTTTTAGCTTTATTCAGTTCCTGTCAAAAGCAAAATGTACAAAAATCATTCGTAAAGGTTGAAAACGGACACTTTATACTGGATGGAAAGCCGTGTTATTATGTAGGTACTAATTTTTGGTATGGTGCAATTTTAGCATCGGAGGGTGAAGGTGGAAACCGTAAACGCTTGAATGCGGAACTGGATTCGTTGGCTGCGATCGGAGTCGATAATCTTCGAATACTGGTTGGAGCCGATGGGGAAAATGGGGTGACTGCAAAGGTGGAACCTACCCTCCAAAAAGCACCGGGAGTATATAATGATACAATTTTAGCAGGATTAGATTATTTGCTCTTAGAATTGAATAAAAGAGATATGAAAGCCATCCTTTATTTAAATAATTCATGGGAGTGGTCTGGAGGATACGGGCAATATTTGGAATGGGCAGGTTATGGGAAAGCCCCCATACCGGCTGTGGATGGATGGAATAATTTTCAGGAGTTTGTACGTCAGTATCAGAAATGCGATGCTGCCAAAGAGCTATTTGCCAATCATGTAAGAAGCATTGTGACACGTACCAACCGATACACAAACCAAAAATATATAGATGATCCGGCTATCATGGCTTGGCAGATAGGCAATGAACCCCGTGCTTTTGGTGAGGAGAATAAAGTCAGTTATGCTTTGTGGATACAGGATGTGGCAAGCTTGATCAGGGAATTAGATCCCAATCATCTGATTTCGACAGGCAGTGAAGGTTATCAGGGAACAGAAGGCGACATTCAGTTATGGGAGTTGATACATTCCTATCAGAATATCGATTATATGACTATTCATATCTGGCCTTATAACTGGGGATGGGCAAAAAAAGATGATCTGGCAGGAACATTGGATTATTCCATAGAGCAAACCGAAATTTATATCCGGCAACATTTGGCTATAGCCGAGAAATATCGAAAGCCTTTGGTAATAGAAGAATTCGGCTTTCCAAGAGATAGTTTCCAGTTTACAATCGAATCTTCCACGCAAGATCGGGATAAATATTATGCTTCGGTTTTTCAACAGGTTTTAGAGCATAGCAGAAAACAAGGTGTACTGGCCGGATGTAATTTCTGGGCATGGGGCGGTATGGCGAAAAAGAATCCGGAACATACCTTCTGGGAGAAAGGTGATGATTATATGGGAGATCCGGCACAAGAGGAGCAAGGTTTATATTCAGTATTCCAAAGTGATAAGACTACTGAAATGGTGAAAGAGTTTAATAGAAACATCAAGAGCATGAATTAA